A single Crateriforma conspicua DNA region contains:
- a CDS encoding prenyltransferase/squalene oxidase repeat-containing protein, translating to MIDPTNLWTDPWVVYPVAVAAIGLLVITVWLFGRRKRSGRQAAVVCLLMSIALHAVIFFAVPLIQNPGGSTNVDPDSDDDPGVSEVNVAVFDADLWTTDVAGDDPSAMIAPLPVAELTDLVETPTAPLDPPIDDAATDVADVAPADPMPPQPAPVPDSLAFESFDAAPRPEDAENPTENTEPSDSINDQPIAMATQALLDDWLNEIDATNDMAAASQIDSTQSIAPEPAVSSAMDTSAASSPDPSKQAAITSSTPSPASAPPPGTSAPASHPTATVSSAISSAPAAMTAGARKADFANRVGSAKQLALQQTGGDQNTEAAVGRALKFLAMHQRSDGGFDSRSAGSGQERRPLGEARSDAHGVVAGSRSDSASTGLALLAMVGSGNTHVEGPYSENVYRGLVYLIRQQKSSGSLAGNATLYASNYCHGMAALAMGEAAAMSSDPNAIEATRRALMYTRSMQHPTTGGFRYTPGDPGDLSQLGWQAMVMDAGFRAGLPADRQAVGGVLRFLRTVRAGRSGGLASYRPGEKPTRTMTAEALATRLLMGDTVPPAEIFEAEQFLLEQPPGVGQDNYYYWYYATIALHQLQDAAWQRWNQALKTRLLATQLPDGSWPTDSVWGGYGGKVYTTAMATLCLEVYYRHSLRGSTTDVAGNAATRR from the coding sequence GTGATCGATCCGACGAACTTGTGGACCGATCCATGGGTGGTTTATCCCGTCGCCGTTGCAGCGATCGGGCTGTTGGTCATCACGGTTTGGTTGTTCGGTCGTCGAAAACGCAGCGGTCGACAAGCGGCGGTGGTCTGTTTGTTGATGTCGATCGCCCTGCACGCGGTGATTTTCTTTGCCGTGCCGTTGATCCAGAATCCCGGCGGCAGCACCAACGTCGATCCCGACAGCGACGACGATCCCGGTGTTTCGGAAGTCAATGTCGCCGTCTTTGATGCGGACCTTTGGACCACGGACGTTGCTGGTGACGATCCGTCGGCCATGATTGCGCCGCTTCCGGTCGCCGAACTGACCGATCTGGTCGAAACCCCGACGGCACCCTTGGATCCGCCGATTGATGACGCCGCGACGGATGTTGCCGATGTCGCGCCGGCCGATCCGATGCCACCCCAACCGGCCCCGGTTCCCGATTCATTGGCGTTCGAATCATTCGATGCTGCACCGAGACCCGAGGATGCCGAAAATCCAACGGAAAACACAGAGCCCAGCGACTCCATCAACGATCAGCCGATCGCGATGGCCACGCAAGCGTTGTTGGACGACTGGCTGAACGAGATCGACGCGACAAACGATATGGCCGCAGCCAGCCAGATCGATTCCACACAGTCCATTGCACCGGAGCCCGCCGTTAGTTCCGCCATGGATACTTCGGCGGCTTCATCGCCCGATCCATCAAAGCAGGCCGCGATCACTTCATCGACGCCATCGCCCGCCAGCGCACCGCCCCCTGGCACATCGGCCCCCGCGTCACATCCGACGGCGACCGTCAGCAGCGCGATCTCCAGTGCCCCCGCAGCCATGACGGCCGGCGCGCGCAAAGCCGACTTTGCCAACCGAGTCGGTTCCGCGAAACAGCTGGCACTGCAACAAACCGGTGGCGACCAGAACACCGAAGCCGCCGTGGGACGCGCTTTGAAATTCCTGGCCATGCATCAACGGTCCGACGGTGGTTTTGACAGCCGATCGGCCGGATCCGGCCAAGAACGACGGCCACTGGGTGAAGCTCGATCCGACGCCCACGGCGTGGTCGCCGGGTCACGTTCGGATTCCGCATCCACCGGGTTGGCTTTGTTGGCCATGGTCGGTTCGGGCAACACGCACGTCGAAGGCCCCTACAGCGAAAACGTCTATCGCGGCCTGGTCTATCTGATCCGTCAACAGAAATCCAGCGGATCCCTGGCCGGCAACGCCACGCTTTACGCATCGAACTACTGCCACGGAATGGCCGCGTTGGCCATGGGCGAAGCCGCGGCGATGTCATCCGACCCCAACGCGATCGAAGCCACGCGACGGGCGTTGATGTACACCCGGTCGATGCAGCATCCGACCACTGGTGGGTTTCGATACACGCCCGGCGATCCCGGCGACCTGAGCCAATTGGGATGGCAGGCGATGGTTATGGATGCCGGTTTCCGCGCGGGGCTGCCCGCCGATCGTCAAGCGGTCGGCGGTGTACTGCGATTCTTGCGGACCGTTCGTGCCGGCCGCAGCGGCGGCTTGGCCAGCTATCGCCCCGGCGAAAAACCGACGCGGACGATGACCGCCGAGGCGCTGGCCACCCGATTGCTGATGGGTGACACGGTTCCGCCGGCTGAGATCTTCGAAGCCGAACAATTCTTGCTGGAACAGCCGCCCGGTGTGGGCCAAGACAATTACTACTACTGGTACTACGCGACAATCGCATTGCACCAGTTGCAGGATGCCGCGTGGCAGCGTTGGAACCAGGCACTGAAGACACGTTTACTGGCGACCCAGTTGCCCGACGGCAGTTGGCCGACCGATTCGGTTTGGGGCGGCTATGGCGGCAAAGTTTACACCACCGCGATGGCGACGCTGTGCTTGGAAGTCTACTACCGACACAGTCTTCGCGGTTCAACCACCGACGTCGCCGGCAATGCAGCGACGCGTCGATAG
- a CDS encoding peptidylprolyl isomerase: MFSRNPAARSVMTASFVVGQATLWCWLAASAAAQGPTPEQMRELASIQLPDDPAAVLAVVGKSPILAGEVLPKVDAKIREVTAKTGQTIPEPQLKIARVNLVRGELARAIQFKMMRESFVLDQVGTEAADKREEAQQRLAAKARQYFFEEQLPKLKEQFGTEDMAELEAKLGEQGSSLKAQRREFIDQMLGQLYVSSKLDRDPNVPIADIVRFYNQHRDEYERSAQARWEQLTVRFDRFDNRDAALEAIRAMGTEAYYGGSMQAVAREKSQEPFAADGGVHDWTPQGSLRSSVLDKQIFSLPLNKMSPIIEDDEGLHIVRVLERRDAGVTPLADVQDDIKKKLQNKIVAEKQDQLIKELSQRVPVWSIFPKDTPGALPLPGTTGMLR, from the coding sequence GTGTTTTCACGCAATCCTGCGGCACGAAGCGTGATGACGGCATCGTTCGTCGTCGGCCAAGCGACTCTGTGGTGCTGGCTGGCCGCATCGGCGGCTGCCCAAGGTCCGACGCCCGAACAAATGCGCGAACTGGCGTCGATCCAGTTGCCCGATGATCCGGCGGCCGTGCTGGCGGTGGTTGGAAAGTCACCGATCCTGGCCGGCGAAGTTTTGCCGAAGGTGGACGCGAAGATTCGCGAGGTCACCGCGAAAACGGGCCAGACGATCCCCGAACCACAATTGAAGATCGCTCGCGTGAATTTGGTCCGCGGCGAACTGGCACGAGCGATCCAGTTCAAGATGATGCGTGAATCGTTTGTGCTGGACCAAGTCGGCACCGAAGCGGCCGACAAACGCGAAGAAGCCCAGCAGCGGCTTGCCGCCAAGGCGCGTCAGTACTTTTTCGAAGAACAGTTGCCCAAACTGAAGGAACAATTCGGCACCGAGGACATGGCCGAATTAGAAGCCAAGCTGGGCGAGCAGGGCAGTTCGCTGAAGGCCCAGCGGCGAGAATTCATCGATCAAATGTTGGGTCAGCTGTACGTCAGCAGCAAACTGGACCGTGACCCCAACGTCCCGATCGCCGACATCGTTCGTTTCTATAACCAACATCGCGACGAGTACGAGCGTTCGGCTCAGGCACGTTGGGAACAACTGACGGTCCGCTTTGATCGTTTCGACAATCGCGATGCGGCGCTGGAAGCCATTCGTGCGATGGGTACTGAAGCTTACTACGGCGGAAGCATGCAGGCGGTGGCCCGAGAAAAAAGCCAGGAACCTTTTGCCGCCGATGGTGGCGTTCACGATTGGACTCCACAGGGATCGCTGCGTTCGTCGGTTCTGGACAAACAGATCTTTTCTTTGCCGCTGAACAAGATGAGCCCGATTATCGAAGACGACGAGGGGCTGCACATCGTTCGTGTCTTAGAACGTCGTGACGCCGGTGTGACACCCTTGGCCGACGTCCAAGATGACATCAAGAAGAAACTGCAAAACAAAATCGTCGCCGAAAAGCAGGATCAGCTGATCAAAGAGTTGTCCCAGCGTGTTCCCGTTTGGTCGATCTTTCCCAAGGACACGCCTGGTGCGTTGCCGTTGCCGGGGACGACGGGGATGTTGCGGTGA
- a CDS encoding tetratricopeptide repeat protein, whose amino-acid sequence MTTVILVTLGCVLAIDWKPSSAQEAVDSTHDSASVPANTLNELAEVRRLIQSGELSQANDRLSKVDQALGPAQSISEADRRQIGPAMILTHVMLGQALTQDSQNAAETFRRCLNWLHHAGADLPASRRNGIRMASASALAADGDFSGATQCLEEALAHADELDETHRQWIHTFLMRSAKRQMQSDPAAAATTFALVAKTASADVAATADLGSAWCVLSNPDASPAEIGNAMADFVRNHPDHSDAVVAAHQAIQHFILADDWRSADSMLPFAMTSVVDAGAPTTDPTSGLTSMLVSKAKSGDWNPTELADSHWLKHFRRQAEPVSDSQVLALLVLVDAGGDQPDAFDDDAQRLIRNTDDADTIRWVQKRLSNIGDGTFATILSSKILTGLTNNDISIPVKLAACRRLAAASDWSSIAAALGDATADDVIGKTSSPADVAAPKDHDLPEEPALKEPAELLSILAESLVQDGRGQQSHAWWIRAVDDFGDTRITSLLRLAEIACQHGQRDEAAARVLAARQAAGTDTAKRVFVDLLDADLSIRALQFGHARDLLESVVRNPHAITTLRGRAQWLIGETYFLQQDYTAAIDAYRLVEGIDPESPWVAASLVQAGKSFEHLGRTQSASMCYGNLVRRFGDSPHSELARRRLANLPAASSQADSTLKR is encoded by the coding sequence ATGACGACCGTCATCCTGGTCACGCTTGGATGCGTCCTGGCGATCGACTGGAAACCATCGTCGGCACAAGAAGCCGTCGACTCCACGCATGATTCCGCGTCCGTACCGGCCAACACGCTGAACGAATTGGCCGAAGTCCGACGCCTGATCCAAAGCGGCGAACTGAGCCAAGCGAACGACCGCCTGAGCAAAGTCGATCAAGCATTGGGGCCCGCGCAGTCCATCAGCGAAGCGGACCGCCGACAGATCGGACCGGCGATGATCCTGACCCACGTCATGCTGGGTCAAGCATTGACGCAGGACAGCCAGAATGCCGCCGAGACGTTTCGTCGTTGCCTGAATTGGTTACACCACGCCGGCGCCGACCTGCCGGCATCGCGTCGAAACGGCATTCGCATGGCTTCCGCGTCCGCCCTGGCCGCCGACGGTGATTTCTCCGGTGCAACACAGTGTCTTGAAGAGGCGTTAGCACACGCTGACGAATTGGACGAAACGCATCGCCAGTGGATCCACACGTTCCTGATGCGATCAGCCAAACGACAAATGCAGTCCGACCCGGCCGCCGCGGCCACCACCTTTGCACTCGTGGCAAAAACCGCTTCGGCGGACGTCGCGGCCACTGCCGACCTGGGCTCGGCCTGGTGCGTGCTGTCCAACCCGGACGCTTCGCCGGCCGAAATTGGCAACGCGATGGCCGACTTTGTTCGCAACCATCCCGATCACAGCGATGCGGTGGTCGCGGCCCATCAAGCGATCCAACACTTCATCCTGGCCGACGACTGGCGTTCCGCCGATTCCATGTTGCCTTTCGCGATGACAAGCGTTGTGGACGCTGGGGCCCCAACCACTGATCCGACGTCCGGCCTGACGTCAATGCTTGTCTCGAAGGCAAAATCAGGCGATTGGAATCCCACGGAACTGGCCGACAGTCACTGGCTGAAACATTTTCGCAGACAAGCCGAACCAGTCTCGGACAGTCAAGTCCTGGCGTTGCTTGTCCTGGTCGATGCGGGCGGCGATCAACCCGATGCGTTCGATGACGACGCCCAGCGTTTGATCCGTAACACCGACGACGCGGACACCATCCGGTGGGTCCAAAAGAGGCTATCGAATATCGGCGACGGCACCTTCGCAACCATCTTGTCCAGCAAGATTCTGACGGGCCTGACCAATAACGACATCTCGATCCCGGTCAAGCTGGCCGCTTGCCGGCGTTTGGCTGCGGCATCGGATTGGAGCTCCATTGCCGCCGCACTCGGCGACGCCACGGCCGATGACGTGATCGGAAAGACAAGCTCCCCGGCGGACGTGGCGGCCCCCAAAGACCACGACCTGCCCGAAGAACCAGCGCTGAAAGAACCCGCCGAGCTGCTATCGATTTTGGCGGAATCGTTGGTGCAAGACGGTCGCGGACAACAGTCGCATGCTTGGTGGATCCGAGCGGTCGATGATTTCGGGGACACTCGAATCACGTCGCTGCTGCGTCTGGCGGAGATCGCCTGCCAACACGGCCAGCGTGACGAAGCGGCGGCGCGAGTCTTGGCGGCGCGACAGGCCGCCGGCACCGACACGGCCAAACGGGTGTTCGTGGATCTGCTGGACGCGGACCTTTCGATCCGAGCCCTGCAGTTCGGGCACGCCCGCGACCTGTTGGAATCGGTCGTCCGGAACCCCCACGCGATCACCACCCTTCGCGGCCGCGCCCAGTGGTTGATCGGGGAAACGTATTTCTTGCAGCAAGACTACACGGCAGCGATCGACGCCTACCGACTGGTCGAAGGCATCGACCCGGAATCACCCTGGGTGGCGGCGTCGTTGGTCCAAGCGGGCAAATCGTTTGAACATTTGGGGAGGACACAATCGGCATCGATGTGTTATGGCAACCTCGTACGTCGCTTCGGCGACAGTCCCCACAGCGAATTGGCACGACGCCGGCTCGCCAATCTACCAGCAGCATCCTCGCAAGCGGATTCGACGTTGAAGCGATGA
- a CDS encoding right-handed parallel beta-helix repeat-containing protein: protein MGIFRFLNPSPVQRAVAFGMIAAMIVCGNAESRFLSAADETSAYQLFVDIHADDGGTGTADHPLPNLEAAKQTIRQRRGSGAWAVGGAVVVNVAPGVYPAESSLGFGAADGGSESAPVIYRSTQPGGATIQGGVTLKASDFRPVRQALDDPATTRMDPGVWDRVLVCDLGDRGMEFPKVPKSYRAVPPAPWLYVDGRPMELARWPNHDDGDGWARFHEAIDTGLGNPDSEDPAKRQLRPGSFRFDDPRPARWDIQRGVWLCGYWTHDWSDEVIQIAQYDPAEKAIQLAAPHHYGIKGKTWGNSQRRFFAVNVLSELDAPGEWYLDRQQQRLFLDPPTGFADSSITLATLTEPILKIEQAKHLRFEGFTIEFGHGDAIDVRDGRDVRIAGCTIRNMGAGGVRVTGSENQVRSCDLYQLGTFGISLSGGDRKQLTMAGNVADNNHVHHYGLFQRTYAAGISAGGCGQTITNNLIHDAPHNAIRYGGNEHRIERNEIHHVVLETGDAGAFYTGRDWTSQGNVLRHNYIHDLGVGNTDHVNTMAIYLDDCDSGDTLEGNIMVRAGRAVMIGGGRDNKVVNNLVIDCPIGIHLDSRGMTWSQWNNPEHPSWMLEDKALALGYQSPIWAQRYPSLAKIMADSPKEPLHNRFARNVFVDCDRRVCQFDSNVMKLLGKLDVADNVAVTSTGSSASTVKVADLAGFANQDAKIDASGDDKVGAYLKQQDASGWMGIDGWEPIPVDRIGLRKDAYRKTLP from the coding sequence ATGGGCATCTTTCGTTTCCTGAATCCGTCTCCGGTTCAACGCGCTGTCGCGTTTGGCATGATCGCCGCGATGATTGTTTGCGGTAACGCTGAATCACGATTCCTTAGCGCGGCGGACGAAACGTCTGCGTATCAATTGTTTGTCGACATTCATGCGGATGACGGGGGTACCGGAACGGCGGACCATCCCTTGCCGAACTTGGAAGCCGCCAAGCAGACGATTCGGCAACGACGCGGTTCGGGGGCCTGGGCGGTCGGCGGTGCGGTCGTGGTGAACGTCGCGCCGGGGGTTTACCCGGCCGAATCGTCGCTGGGGTTCGGGGCGGCCGATGGTGGAAGCGAATCTGCACCCGTGATCTATCGCAGCACCCAGCCTGGTGGCGCCACAATTCAGGGCGGCGTCACGCTGAAGGCGTCGGACTTTCGGCCGGTTCGCCAAGCGTTGGATGATCCCGCAACGACGAGAATGGATCCCGGCGTCTGGGATCGAGTCCTTGTCTGCGACTTGGGCGATCGAGGGATGGAGTTTCCGAAGGTTCCGAAATCCTATCGTGCGGTTCCGCCGGCACCTTGGTTGTACGTGGATGGACGGCCGATGGAGTTGGCTCGGTGGCCGAATCACGATGACGGTGATGGATGGGCAAGATTCCACGAAGCGATCGACACGGGGCTGGGGAATCCCGATAGCGAAGACCCCGCCAAGCGTCAGTTGCGTCCGGGATCCTTTCGTTTCGACGATCCGCGTCCCGCACGCTGGGACATTCAGCGTGGCGTTTGGTTGTGCGGCTATTGGACACACGACTGGAGCGATGAAGTCATTCAGATCGCTCAATACGATCCCGCCGAAAAGGCGATCCAGTTGGCTGCGCCGCATCACTATGGCATCAAAGGAAAGACTTGGGGCAACAGCCAGCGTCGTTTCTTTGCCGTCAATGTCTTGAGCGAACTGGATGCACCGGGCGAATGGTATCTGGATCGTCAGCAACAACGTTTGTTCTTGGATCCACCGACTGGTTTCGCAGATTCGTCCATCACGCTGGCCACACTGACCGAACCGATCCTGAAGATCGAACAAGCGAAGCACCTGCGTTTCGAAGGCTTCACGATCGAATTCGGACACGGCGATGCCATCGATGTTCGTGACGGACGCGATGTTCGGATCGCCGGATGTACGATTCGAAACATGGGTGCCGGTGGTGTCCGCGTGACCGGATCGGAAAACCAAGTGCGTTCGTGTGACTTGTATCAGCTGGGGACGTTTGGTATTTCGCTAAGTGGTGGCGATCGCAAGCAACTGACCATGGCTGGCAACGTGGCGGACAATAATCATGTTCACCACTACGGATTGTTTCAGCGGACGTATGCGGCCGGGATTTCAGCGGGCGGATGCGGGCAAACCATCACGAACAACCTGATTCATGACGCGCCGCACAACGCGATTCGATACGGCGGCAACGAACATCGCATTGAACGCAACGAGATTCATCATGTCGTGTTGGAAACGGGCGACGCGGGCGCGTTCTACACCGGACGTGATTGGACCAGTCAGGGAAATGTGTTGCGGCACAACTACATTCACGACCTTGGCGTTGGGAACACCGATCACGTCAACACCATGGCGATCTATTTGGATGATTGTGACAGCGGCGACACGTTGGAAGGCAACATCATGGTCCGTGCCGGTCGCGCGGTGATGATTGGCGGCGGCCGTGACAACAAAGTCGTCAACAACTTGGTGATCGATTGCCCGATCGGTATCCATCTGGATTCACGTGGGATGACGTGGTCGCAGTGGAACAATCCGGAACACCCGAGTTGGATGCTGGAGGACAAAGCATTGGCTTTGGGCTATCAGTCACCAATCTGGGCCCAGCGCTATCCCAGCCTTGCCAAGATCATGGCGGATTCACCCAAGGAACCGCTGCACAACCGGTTCGCACGCAATGTGTTTGTCGATTGCGACCGACGTGTTTGCCAATTCGATAGCAACGTGATGAAGTTGCTTGGCAAGTTGGACGTTGCCGACAATGTGGCGGTCACCAGCACCGGATCGTCTGCGTCAACGGTCAAGGTCGCAGACCTTGCTGGCTTTGCCAATCAAGACGCCAAGATCGATGCGTCCGGTGACGACAAAGTGGGCGCGTATTTGAAACAACAAGACGCATCCGGATGGATGGGGATCGACGGCTGGGAACCGATTCCGGTGGACAGGATCGGGTTGCGAAAGGACGCTTACCGAAAAACGTTGCCATAG
- a CDS encoding MotA/TolQ/ExbB proton channel family protein, with protein sequence MVLAFGLVAWTAWMPVATGQQMRPQSLNFQGGQAGFNGQSNFNNGNTQYYNTAATGPDARIASAPSSIPSLNQELPQTQQDIAPESEDESAAWEMPAIVDKISQGGVLMIPLAICSLVVLALSMERLVSLRRGRVIPRPFVRRFTECVEDGQLSFDEATELCEEFSCPVAEVFQAAVRRWGRPMFEVEQAVMDAGDRVADGLRRFLRVFHAISNVAPLIGLLGTVLGMIEAFETISSQESIGHPELLASGISQALLTTAGGLSVAIPAYLAYMYFSAKSDGYLNEIDKLCQRVVDCISAEGLESAGGGTKSRKRRAA encoded by the coding sequence ATGGTCCTGGCCTTCGGCTTGGTCGCATGGACCGCATGGATGCCGGTCGCCACCGGCCAGCAGATGCGTCCCCAGTCGCTGAACTTCCAGGGCGGCCAAGCGGGATTCAATGGCCAGTCGAATTTCAACAACGGCAACACCCAATACTACAACACAGCGGCCACCGGCCCGGATGCACGCATCGCGTCCGCGCCGTCATCGATCCCGTCGCTGAACCAGGAATTGCCGCAAACGCAACAAGACATTGCACCGGAGTCCGAAGACGAATCGGCCGCTTGGGAAATGCCGGCGATCGTCGACAAGATCTCCCAAGGTGGCGTGTTGATGATCCCACTGGCGATCTGTTCGCTGGTGGTTTTGGCATTGTCGATGGAACGGTTGGTTTCACTGCGTCGCGGCCGCGTGATCCCGCGTCCGTTCGTGCGCCGGTTCACCGAATGTGTCGAAGACGGACAACTAAGCTTCGACGAGGCGACCGAGTTGTGCGAAGAATTCAGTTGCCCCGTCGCGGAGGTCTTTCAAGCAGCCGTTCGCCGCTGGGGCCGCCCCATGTTCGAAGTCGAACAAGCGGTGATGGATGCGGGCGATCGCGTCGCCGACGGTCTGCGTCGTTTCCTGCGGGTCTTTCACGCGATCAGCAATGTCGCCCCATTGATCGGACTGTTGGGCACCGTCTTGGGCATGATCGAAGCGTTTGAAACGATCAGCAGCCAAGAATCGATCGGCCACCCCGAACTGTTGGCCAGCGGAATTAGCCAAGCACTGCTGACCACCGCCGGCGGTCTGTCCGTCGCCATTCCCGCTTACCTGGCTTACATGTATTTCAGTGCCAAGTCGGACGGATACTTGAACGAAATCGACAAGCTGTGCCAACGCGTCGTCGATTGTATTTCCGCCGAAGGCCTGGAAAGTGCCGGCGGCGGAACCAAGTCGCGTAAACGTCGCGCCGCCTAG
- a CDS encoding ExbD/TolR family protein, whose translation MPKRSRSEDATINLTPMIDVVFLLVIFFMVGSKFSESESRVNVNVAGAADMQAISRLPDKRIVDVAGDGSVTLDGQMVAPDQLYQSLQEQFAVYPGLRVLVRAERNAPFDVVDQILRTIRNSGIANINLAAKGPSVASVSPQGMRR comes from the coding sequence ATGCCCAAACGCAGCCGATCCGAAGACGCAACGATCAACCTGACACCCATGATTGATGTGGTGTTCTTGTTGGTGATTTTCTTCATGGTCGGCAGCAAGTTCAGCGAATCGGAAAGCCGGGTGAACGTCAACGTCGCCGGTGCCGCGGACATGCAAGCCATCAGCCGACTGCCCGACAAACGCATCGTCGATGTCGCCGGCGACGGCAGCGTCACGTTGGACGGACAAATGGTTGCACCGGATCAGCTGTACCAAAGTCTTCAAGAACAGTTTGCCGTCTATCCCGGTTTGCGTGTGCTGGTTCGCGCCGAACGCAACGCACCGTTTGACGTCGTCGACCAGATCCTGCGCACGATTCGCAATTCGGGAATCGCCAACATCAATTTGGCCGCCAAAGGTCCATCGGTCGCTTCGGTCTCTCCACAAGGCATGCGACGGTGA